One Pseudodesulfovibrio cashew DNA window includes the following coding sequences:
- a CDS encoding RrF2 family transcriptional regulator gives MRLTTRSRYGTRMAVDIAQHSGEGLVRIQDIADRQGVSVKYLEKLIRKLKQAGYIRSKRGPRGGHALAVPPSEIRMGDMVRVLEGDDSLVECRSESDQCSRLDVCLTRRLWLEAADAMYDRLNTFTLADMLADAEECRTSDSIPMLMD, from the coding sequence CGAGAAGCCGATACGGCACCAGGATGGCCGTCGATATCGCCCAACACAGCGGTGAGGGCCTGGTTCGCATCCAGGACATCGCCGACCGCCAGGGGGTCTCGGTCAAGTACCTGGAAAAATTGATACGCAAGCTCAAGCAGGCGGGATACATCCGCAGCAAGCGCGGACCCCGGGGCGGACACGCCCTGGCCGTTCCGCCTTCCGAGATCCGCATGGGCGACATGGTCCGGGTCCTGGAGGGAGATGATTCCCTGGTGGAGTGCCGGAGCGAGAGCGACCAGTGCTCCCGCCTGGACGTCTGCCTCACCCGGCGGCTCTGGCTGGAGGCCGCCGATGCCATGTACGACCGGCTGAATACCTTCACCCTGGCAGATATGCTGGCGGATGCGGAGGAGTGCCGTACTTCGGACTCCATCCCCATGCTTATGGACTAG